Proteins encoded together in one Tripterygium wilfordii isolate XIE 37 chromosome 14, ASM1340144v1, whole genome shotgun sequence window:
- the LOC120015560 gene encoding protein RALF-like 32: METKFVSLHGCCFLMSLLFLVASTPIREVCNGSIAECNEGYEVLMESEISRRFLEGKKYISPGALKRDQPVCNGGAGGEAYSKSGCLPPSSNSYNRGCSNYYRCRD; this comes from the coding sequence atggaaacaaaatttgTGTCCCTCCATGGCTGCTGCTTTCTAATGAGCCTCCTGTTTCTTGTTGCTTCAACGCCGATTAGAGAGGTATGCAATGGTTCGATAGCAGAGTGTAATGAAGGGTATGAAGTGCTGATGGAGTCGGAGATTTCTCGAAGGTTTCTTGAAGGAAAGAAGTATATATCACCAGGTGCCTTAAAGAGAGACCAACCAGTCTGCAATGGTGGTGCCGGTGGTGAAGCTTATAGTAAGAGTGGGTGTCTTCCTCCCTCATCTAATTCTTACAACCGTGGTTGCTCCAACTATTATCGTTGTAGAGACTGa
- the LOC120014175 gene encoding uncharacterized protein LOC120014175 — translation MPVVDPELAIHRLNVKLGFKPVIQKGRRSIVQHTEAVVKEDGKWRVCVDFTDLNKVCPKDLFPLPKIDQLVDMTSGMVRMSFLDAYRGYHQIPMHPSDQEKTSFITPKGIFCYQVMPFGLKNVGATFRRMVTKLFGPLIGKTMEVYIDDMVVKSKFQQDHLMHLQEVFDVLKRNDLKLNASKCAFGVSMGKFLGHLVTQKGIEADPAQIKSGRAFQWDDEYEAAFLGFKSYLQKPQLLATPKEGDMLQLYMAVSDHAISVVIIREERKVQYPIYYVSKTMLDAETRYSPLEKLLLALVMASRKLNHYFQAFPVEVVTEYPLKTLLGKANMSGRIAKWSVELTQYDLQFVPRTAIKAQVDGSSRRRGSGARIVLIASEGEVLDMAIRLGFPATNNEAEYEALFQGVQNALRLGAKELVIYSDFQLVVNQLTRLYNARTTTMAAYMGKTEQEHNDHADALATLASVDQLGVKRVIQVQVLERPSIDELLEEIRCAEEQTPSWMDPIVAYLKDDILPKDKKEARKLAVKAALLWLSPDQKLYKKSFSGPYLLCVHPGRVEDLWKDTCISSNHPRLPVAVHAEGCLQYVKKCGKCQKFTPIPHQPAGNLCPLTSPWPFAQWGLDIVAPLSRATGNRRFLITATDYFTKWIEAKPLAAIRHIETRKFIWENIITWFGIPHALNSDNGTQFSSAKFKEFCGGYGINNLYSSGQAEASNKIILDEIKKRLESSKGRWV, via the exons ATGCCAGTGGTGGATCCAGAATTGGCAATCCATAGGTTGaatgtcaaattaggttttaaACCTGTAATTCAGAAGGGGAGAAGGTCAATCGTTCAACATACGGAGGCCGTCGTTAAGGAG gatggaaaatggAGGGTCTGTGTTGATTTCACTGATTTGAACAAAGTATGTCCAAAGGATTTGTTCCCGCTTCCTAAAATCGATCAATTGGTGGATATGACATCAGGAATGGTAAGGATGAGCTTCCTGGACGCATATCGAGGGTATCATCAAATCCCAATGCATCCGTCTGATCAGGAGAAGACTTCGTTCATCACCCCAAAAGGAATATTTTGTTACCAAGTAATGCCTTTCGGCTTAAAGAATGTAGGTGCCACATTTCGGAGGATGGTGACAAAACTCTTTGGACCTCTGATTGGCAAGACTATGGAAGTTTACATAGATGACATGGTGGTCAAAAGCAAATTTCAACAGGACCATCTGATGCACCTTCAAGAGGTGTTTGATGTCTTAAAGAGAAATGACCTAAAGCTCAATGCTAgcaaatgcgcttttggagttAGTATGGGCAAATTCCTGGGCCATCTAGTTACACAAAAGGGAATCGAGGCTGACCCAGCACAGATCAAG TCGGGGAGAGCTTTCCAATGGGATGATGAATATGAGGCGGCTTTTCTTGGATTTAAGAGTTACTTGCAAAAACCCCAACTATTAGCAACTCCTAAGGAAGGAGACATGCTTCAACTATACATGGCAGTGTCAGATCATGCCATCAGCGTTGTAATcataagagaagaaagaaaggtcCAGTACCCAATCTACTACGTAAGCAAGACAAtgctagatgctgaaacaaggtaCTCGCCCCTGGAAAAGCTTCTCTTGGCATTGGTAATGGCTTCTAGGAAGTTGAACCATTATTTCCAGGCATTCCCAGTGGAAGTGGTGACAGAATATCCATTGAAGACCTTGTTAGGAAAAGCGAACATGTCTGGAAGGATTGCCAAATGGTCAGTCGAATTGACTCAGTATGATTTACAGTTTGTCCCAAGGACTGCCATTAAAGCTCAA GTTGATGGTTCTTCAAGAAGACGAGGATCCGGAGCAAGAATTGTGCTCATAGCATCTGAAGGAGAAGTATTAGATATGGCTATACGATTAGGGTTCCCAGCAACAAATAATGAAGCCGAGTATGAGGCCTTGTTTCAAGGAGTCCAGAATGCTCTAAGACTTGGGGCAAAGGAGTTGGTGATTTATTCAGACTTTCAATTGGTAGTCAATCAACTCACTAGACTCTACAATGCTAGGACGACAACCATGGCGGCCTACATGGGAAAAACTGAACA GGAGCATAACGATCATGCAGATGCTTTGGCTACCCTTGCATCGGTCGACCAACTAGGGGTGAAGAGGGTTATCCAAGTACAAGTGCTTGAACGACCAAGCATAGATGAGTTGCTAGAAGAGATACGATGCGCAGAAGAGCAGACGCCAAGTTGGATGGATCCCATCGTTGCTTACTTAAAGGATGACATTCTTCCCAAAGATAAGAAAGAAGCCAGAAAATTGGCAGTCAAAGCAGCGCTCCTCTGGTTGTCTCCTGATCAGAAGCTTTATAAAAAGTCTTTCTCAGGTCCATACTTATTATGTGTTCACCCAGGAAGAGTGGAGGACCT TTGGAAGGACACTTGTATTTCGAGCAATCACCCAAGGCTTCCGGTGGCCGTACATGCAGAAGGATGCTTGCAGTACGTAAAAAAGTGTGGGAAGTGTCAGAAATTCACACCAATCCCCCACCAACCGGCTGGGAATCTTTGTCCTCTTACAAGTCCGTGGCCTTTTGCCCAATGGGGGTTGGATATTGTTGCACCGCTTTCGCGAGCTACTGGCAATAGAAGATTCTTAATTACCGCCACTGACTATTTCACTAAATGGATCGAGGCAAAGCCTCTGGCAGCAATCCGACATATAGAAACAAGGAAATTCATTTGGGAAAATATCATAACATGGTTTGGAATCCCTCATGCCTTGAACAGTGATAACGGAACTCAATTTTCAAGTGccaaatttaaagaattttgtgGCGGATATGGGATAAATAATCTCTATTCCAGTGGTCAGGCAGAGGCGTCCAACAAGATCATATTAGACGAAATTAAGAAAAGATTGGAGTCTTCCAAAGGAAGGTGGGTATAA